In Antechinus flavipes isolate AdamAnt ecotype Samford, QLD, Australia chromosome 3, AdamAnt_v2, whole genome shotgun sequence, a genomic segment contains:
- the APOA4 gene encoding apolipoprotein A-IV — translation MQPDQVCKLVWDYFNKLSANAKDAMEQQQKSEFNQQLNTLFQDKCGEASTQTDDLKKKVVPFAMELPCCLVRDSEKLKEQIRRELEELRQQLQPNQEQVCQKMNENVQTLKQCLGSHANELQNSLNENAEHLRQQLCGQLESAMKDNINCVQAALAPFACDFKDKVHQHVDKMKCQLTPYADQLQEKINQHIAELQKTLCPFAKGAQEQLNRQLECLAFQMKKNVDQLRNKISDNAEDLKQKLCPCAEEMRGRQPRNPEEMHQSLTKMNVNVDRQIDEFRRNMKPCGESFNKALVHNLEELKQKLGPPRSCGMTDHLSLLEKDLRDKVNNFFNSLKESQEEMICYPKS, via the exons ATGCAGCCTGATCAAGTATGCAAGCTGGTATGGGACTACTTCAACAAGTTAAGCGCCAATGCCAAGGATGCTATGGAACAGCAACAGAAGTCGGAGTTCAACCAGCAACTCAA CACACTTTTCCAGGATAAATGTGGGGAGGCTAGCACCCAGACTGATGACTTAAAGAAAAAGGTAGTTCCTTTTGCCATGGAATTGCCTTGCTGTCTGGTCCGGGACTCAGAAAAGCTCAAGGAACAGATCCGGAGAGAGCTGGAGGAGCTCAGACAGCAACTCCAGCCCAATCAGGAACAGGTCTGCCAGAAGATGAATGAAAATGTGCAGACCTTGAAGCAGTGCCTGGGGTCCCATGCCAACGAGCTCCAGAACAGCCTCAATGAGAATGCCGAGCACCTCCGGCAGCAGCTCTGTGGGCAGTTGGAGTCAGCCATGAAGGATAACATCAACTGTGTTCAGGCAGCCCTGGCCCCCTTTGCCTGCGACTTCAAGGACAAAGTCCATCAACATGTGGACAAGATGAAGTGCCAGCTCACCCCTTACGCAGATCAGCTCCAGGAAAAGATCAACCAGCACATCGCGGAGCTTCAGAAGACCCTTTGCCCCTTTGCCAAAGGCGCCCAAGAGCAGCTCAACCGCCAGCTGGAATGCCTGGCCTTCCAGATGAAGAAGAACGTGGATCAGCTGAGGAACAAGATCTCGGACAATGCAGAGGATCTGAAGCAAAAGCTGTGCCCCTGTGCCGAGGAGATGCGGGGGAGACAGCCCAGAAACCCCGAGGAGATGCACCAGTCCTTGACCAAGATGAATGTAAATGTAGACCGGCAGATTGATGAGTTCCGTAGGAATATGAAGCCTTGTGGGGAGAGCTTCAACAAGGCCTTGGTGCATAATCTGGAAGAACTCAAGCAGAAGCTGGGGCCACCCCGCTCTTGTGGGATGACAGACCACCTCAGCTTGTTGGAGAAGGACTTGAGGGACAAAGTCAACAACTTTTTCAACAGCCTCAAGGAGTCTCAGGAAGAGATGATATGTTACCCCAAGTCTTAG